A stretch of the Lactuca sativa cultivar Salinas chromosome 9, Lsat_Salinas_v11, whole genome shotgun sequence genome encodes the following:
- the LOC128129040 gene encoding uncharacterized mitochondrial protein AtMg00820-like: MNDLRVNRLKVITSVEWLYDAVEASKDNHVIGTENELNMAVDREADWIKAMQDKLNQFECHRVWTLVPKPQGKTVIATHWVFRNKMDEDEIVIRNRARLVAHGFFQLEGLDYDETFAPVARLEAIRLFLAFPPSRTTKFTKWMSRLHFYMEFFKNESF; encoded by the exons atgaaTGATTTGAGAGTTAACAG GTTGAAGGTTATCACATCAGTAGAATGGTTGTATGATGCTGTTGAAGCTTCCAAGGataaccatgtcatcggaacGGAGAATGAACTAAACATGGCAGTGGACAGAG AGGCTGATTGGATTAAGGCCATGCAAGATAAGCTAAATCAATTTGAATGTCATCGTGTGTGGACTCTTGTTCCCAAGCCTCAAGGAAAAACTGTCATTGCTACTCATTGggttttcagaaacaaaatggatgaAGATGAAATTGTAATAAGGAACAGAGCCAGGCTTGTTGCTCATGGTTTTTTTCAGCTTGAAGGTttagactatgatgaaacatttgCTCCAGTCGCAAGACTTGAAGCAATTCGTTTGTTTCTAGCTTTTCCTCCTTCAAGAACTACAAAGTTTAcgaaatggatgtcaagactgcatTTCTACATGGAGTTCTTCAAGAATGAGTCTTTCTAA